In Plodia interpunctella isolate USDA-ARS_2022_Savannah chromosome 1, ilPloInte3.2, whole genome shotgun sequence, one DNA window encodes the following:
- the slmo gene encoding protein slowmo, producing the protein MKIWTSEHTFNHPWETVAQAAWRKYPNPMNPAVIGTDVVERKVVDGVLHSHRLVSSKWYFPRWAQALIGTAKICYASEKSEVNPQQRLMTLKTTNLTFCRYIAVDETVRYTPHPSDSSKTLLTQEAVVTVQGVPLSSYMEDLLANKISLNAGKGRQAIEWVIGKLDSEIKELASTAAKSTDELLSHTKKSLDDITSTARRSMDDISTKAKRSLDDIEKFTKANANQRS; encoded by the exons aTGAAGATCTGGACATCAGAACACACGTTTAA CCATCCTTGGGAGACAGTTGCACAAGCAGCATGGAGAAAATATCCAAATCCTATGAATCCAGCTGTCATCGGAACTGATGTTGTGGAAAGGAAGGTCGTTGATGGGGTTTTGCATTCTCACAGGCTTGTCAGTTCCAAATGGTATTTTCCACGATGGGCGCAAGCA ctTATAGGAACAGCAAAAATATGCTATGCAAGTGAAAAATCAGAAGTGAACCCCCAACAGAGGTTGATGACACtaaaaacaacaaacttaACCTTCTGTCGCTACATAGCAGTTGATGAAACCGTCAGATACACTCCCCATCCGTCAGACTCTTCGAAAACACTCTTAACTCAAGAAGCTGTTGTTACTGTGCAG GGTGTTCCATTAAGCAGTTACATGGAAGATCTATTAgccaataaaatatctttgaaTGCTGGAAAAGGTCGGCAAGCTATTGAATGGGTTATCGGAAAACTTGATTCTGAAATCAAGGAACTTGCAAGTACAGCTGCTAAAAGTACAGACGAATTATTATCTCACACGAAAAAATCCCTCGACGACATAACATCTACAGCAAGACGATCAATGGACGACATCTCTACCAAAGCCAAGAGATCTCTTGATGACATTGAAAAATTCACAAAGGCAAATGCGAACCAACGAAGCTGA
- the MED11 gene encoding mediator of RNA polymerase II transcription subunit 11 — protein sequence MGGPMERIQVLDDIEKDILTCLQCAAQTLLELSKEKSGQKQAETNTSQFLRTLNQVESKLSDQINYLTQVSTGQPHEGSGYASQKVLQMAWHRLEHVRSWVNELDRLKASHLAAANRSISGAIPNGNMTSSGTST from the exons atgggaGGTCCCATGGAAAGGATTCAAGTTCTTGACGATATCGAAAAGGATATTTTAACCTGTCTTCAGTGTGCTG CTCAAACATTATTAGAACTCAGCAAAGAAAAATCTGGACAAAAACAAGCAGAGACAAACACATCACAATTTTTGAGAACTTTAAATCAAGTAGAATCAAAACTTAGTGATCAAATAAACTATTTGACACAAGTGTCTACTGGCCAGCCACATGAAGGATCAGGATATGCTTCTCAGAAGGTTTTGCAGATGGCTTGGCATAGACTAGAGCATGTGCGATCTTGGGTCAATGAACTAGATCGTCTGAAAGCATCACACTTAGCTGCTGCAAATAGATCCATATCAGGTGCAATACCTAATGGCAATATGACATCATCTGGAACTAGTACCTGA
- the RpL3 gene encoding large ribosomal subunit protein uL3, whose translation MSHRKFSAPRHGSMGFYPKKRSRRHRGKVKAFPKDDPSKPVHLTAFIGYKAGMTHVVREPDRPGSKINKKEIVEAVTIIETPPMVCVGVVGYIETPHGLRALLTVWAEHMSEDCRRRFYKNWYKCKKKAFTKSSKKWQDELGRKSIEKDFKKMIRYCSVVRVIAHTQMKLLKQRQKKAHIMEIQVNGGTIEDKVKWARDHLEKPIPVDSVFVQDEMIDCIGVTKGKGYKGVTSRWHTKKLPRKTHKGLRKVACIGAWHPSRVSFTVARAGQKGYHHRTEMNKKIYRIGQGIHTKDGKVIKNNASTEYDLSEKSITPMGGFPHYGEVNNDFVMIKGCCMGPKKRVITLRKSLRVHTKRAALEKINLKFIDTSSKFGHGRFQTPADKAAFMGTLKKDRIREEAAATTTPAATQS comes from the exons ATG TCGCACAGGAAATTCTCGGCACCTCGCCATGGGTCTATGGGGTTCTACCCTAAGAAGAGGTCCCGCCGTCATCGTGGTAAAGTGAAGGCTTTCCCCAAGGATGACCCCAGCAAACCTGTGCATCTCACCGCTTTTATTGGTTATAAAGCTGGTATGACCCACGTGGTTCGTGAACCTGACCGTCCTGGCTCAA AGATTAACAAAAAGGAGATTGTAGAAGCAGTAACCATCATTGAAACACCACCTATGGTGTGTGTCGGTGTTGTTGGTTATATTGAAACTCCACATGGTCTCCGTGCTCTGCTCACAGTATGGGCCGAGCACATGTCCGAGGACTGTCGCCGTCGCTTTTACAAAAACTG GTACAAGTGCAAGAAGAAGGCCTTTACCAAGTCTAGTAAGAAATGGCAAGATGAGCTTGGCCGCAAATCCATTGAAAAAGACTTCAAGAAGATGATACGCTACTGCAGTGTGGTCAGGGTCATTGCTCATACTCAGATGAAGTTGCTCAAGCAACGCCAGAAGAAGGCCCATATTATGGAAATCCAGGTTAACGGAGGCACTATTGAAGACAAAGTTAAATGGGCTAGGGACCACTTGGAGAAGCCTATCCCAGTGGACTCGGTGTTTGTTCAAGACGAGATGATTGACTGCATTGGGGTCACGAAGGGAAAAGGATACaaag GTGTGACTTCACGTTGGCATACCAAGAAGCTTCCTCGTAAGACACACAAGGGTCTACGCAAGGTTGCTTGTATTGGAGCATGGCATCCTTCAAGAGTGTCTTTCACGGTTGCACGTGCTGGTCAGAAAGGCTACCACCACCGCACTGAGATGAACAAGAAGATCTACCGTATTGGACAAG gaaTACACACTAAGGATGGAAAGGTTATCAAGAACAATGCCTCCACGGAATATGACCTGTCTGAGAAGTCTATCACTCCTATGGGTGGTTTCCCTCACTATGGTGAAGTAAATAATGACTTTGTGATGATCAAGGGCTGCTGTATGGGCCCCAAGAAGCGAGTGATTACCCTGAGAAAg TCTCTCAGAGTCCACACCAAGAGGGCTGCCCTTGAGAAGATCAACCTGAAGTTCATTGATACTTCGTCCAAGTTCGGTCACGGTCGCTTCCAGACGCCGGCTGACAAGGCCGCCTTCATGGGTACCCTTAAGAAGGACCGTATACGAGAGGAAGCTGCAGCCACCACCACTCCTGCTGCTACTCAATCCTAG